The sequence below is a genomic window from Pelorhabdus rhamnosifermentans.
GGCCAGTCCAGTATCAACTGGCAGACCATTGGCGGTCGGTGGAGTGATTATCCTGCACTGGCCTTCGAGGACACTGGTGGTCTTCAAGTGCTGCGTCTAAAGAAAAATGGGGATGGCACCTATCAGCCAAACGGGGTATACAGTTGTGAGCAAATTGACGTAGGCCGGGTAATTACGGCCAATATCAGTATTAAGTTTCTTAGCACTGTAAAGTATCAGGGAGACACTACGGCGGTTTTGCAAATGCGGACAAGCCAAGATAATGTCAATTGGAGTGTTTGGCTTGATTTTTTGCCTTCAAAATTTGTATTTCGGTACATCGAACTTAGGGTGAACTTGGCAACAACGAATACAGCCAAAACGCCTGAAGTTAATAATTTCAATGTCATGATTGATCTACCAGACATTGAAAAAGCCGGAACAGCAACAGTCCCGGTCGGTGGTGTTCGGATTACTTATGATACAGATTTTTATATTATTCCAGTGGTTACGCCGTATGCCATTGGTACAGACGTTCATGCTCAGATAACGAATCGTGATAAATTGGGATTTAATGTTCAAATTTTAAATTACAACAATGTTGATGTAGGCGGGACATTAGATTGGCGGGCAAGAGGGTATTAAATTTGAAAGGATGTGGTGAATAAATGGCTTATGATGCAACAAAGCCGGAGAACGCAGGGTATTTGTCGGGTGCTCCAGATGAACTGCGGACAAATTTTGAAGGGCTAAAGGGTGATCAAATCGTTGATGCCGGGACCGTCAAAGGTTTGACACCAGGCAATGCAAACGGAAATATCCCAGTATCGAACGGTGTGGAAAATGTAAATTTAAACGCTGGAATGGTCAACGGCAAAACAGCCGCTGATTTTGCACCTAAGGCGCATGCCCATGATGCGGCTACGTCGTCAAGTGACGGTTTTGAAACAGCAGCCGAACACAATAAATTGGCTGGTATTGCCGAAGGTGCAGAAGTCAACCAAAATGCATTTAGTAGCGTAAAAGTCGGTGACACAACCATTCAAGCGGACAGTAAAACAGACACCTTGGAAATTGCTTCGGGTGCAAATATTGCCTTTATACCTGATGTGGTTAATGATCGCGTGACAATTGCTGTGACTGGGAAGGTAGGGAGTGCAGCGCAGGCGGATAGTGCAGGCTATGCAAGCTCTGCTGGTTCTGCTCCTGCAAATGGTGGATATGCTGCTGGTTGTACTGCTGAATATATAAGTGGTGGAAGTCAAATACCAAGTTATTATGGTAGTAACAAGTTAAGACTCTCGATGCTGATGACAACATGGGGGTGGGCTGATTGCTTGTGGATGAGTGGTTATGGTGGTGATGATGTAAAACTTAGTAATCAACTGGTCTTTAGTAAATATGGTGTTCGTGCTGGGTTTAGATTACAGAATTACGATAGTAATACTTGGGGAACGTTGTATGAATTCATCCATAGTGGCAATATCGGCAATCAATCTGTAAACTATGCAACTACTGCCGGTTCAGCCCCTGCTAATGGCGGTAATGCAGATACAGCCCGAGGTGCTACTGCAAATATATTTAGTGTGAAAGGAACTACTGCCAATCCTCCTAGCTACCGGTTCGATATGTCGGACGTTGTCGCTAATGATTTTTACATGAGTAGCGATGGTACTGTTAGGTTAGTAGATTATACTCACGCCGTATATAGACCGTTCAGGGCTGCTGAAATCTACTCGAATGATAAACAAGTCGCTACGGTAGACCAAGTAACTTCAATTGTCGCGTCTGGTTCAGGCACAAATTATTATTGGCGCAAATGGTCAAACGGAGATATTGAGCAATTTGTCTATATTCCTGCAGCAAATGTGGGGGGAGGTAATGCAAATACTTACAACATTACTTTTCCGCTAAAATTTCCTAACAAGGTTATTGCTGTACTGGCTAGTATAGCAAATGTAGGCAATCAATCAGGACAGATGACATCTAACGCTTACAATTGGTCATTGTCTGGTTTTGTTTTCGAAATGTATAATCCGCAAGGCAATGTTAATACTGCTGGTGGCGTTTGCCATGCTATAGGCAATTAAGGAGGTAACCATGAATTATTATTTACATTATGATGCGACGGGCTTAATCATTGGCGCACCTTATTGTGATGCTGTCCACGGCAAAGAGATTCTGGTTTATAACACCGAGCCAATTATTACGCAGACACCAGAGTTTGATGACAAAGGCGATCCGGTCATTGATTCCGAGGGGAAGCAAGTCACGAAGACAGTTACACAGGCTGCTGGGACAGTCCAGACTGGCACAACGATTGACCTGTCCGCTATTCCTACGCCTTATATTGAAATTACTGAGGCCGAGCACGACGATTGGATGCAGCATCAGGCAACACGTAAAGTTGATGTGACCACGAAAAAGCTGGTTGAGTATACGCCGCCAGGGCCGACAACACAGCAGCAATACGCCGCCATTAACGCCGAGTATTCTGCGAAGCAAGCCGCCTTACGAGATGCGGCAATAGATGCACAGCTAAACGGTAAATCTTTAGATAGCATTGTAGCAGCTCGAACAAAACTGTCAGCAGAATGGAAAGAAAAATTGTCAGCAGTACAAGGCGCGTAGGCGTCTATTTTTTATGCTAGAGGAGGGCGAGGCGTGGAGATAAATTTAGGCAATTTAGTTCAACTGATTACGATTGCCGTGTTTGTTGGTGGCGGAATCAATCTAATTGTTATAAAGCCTCTTGGCAGTGCCATTACAGCATTAAAAGAAACAATTATAGATTTGAAAAATGCTATTGAAAAAACAGAAGAAGCCAGGCAGGACATGGATAAACGGCTTGTAAGGGTGGAGGAAAGTACGAAATCGGCCCATCATCGAATTGATGGGTTGGAAGAAGGGATGAAACATTGAAAAACAAATTCATACGTTTTTGCAACTGGGCGCAGGCTAATTGGCTTGCGCTTGTTATATTTCTTACGATTATTTGGATGATGTTTTTATGCATTGTTGGGTTTTCGTGGTTGTACGGTTTTTGGAGCAACGGTCTACGCGGAACAAAGTTTGATTTGGCAAGTTGTTGGCAAGGTATTGGTGCTATCATGTTGGGCTTTGGTTCAATTCTAGGCTTGGCAAAGGCTGGGTGGACTGTTTACCAGACCGATAGCGAACATAATTCAAAATTAGGCGAAAAGCCAAATAACAATAAGTGAACCAGCAGAATAACATAACTAAAAAGGATAATTACAAAAGGAGTTGGTTCGAATAATGAAAGGTATTGACGTATCAGAAAACAACGGCACAGTAGATTGGCAGGCCGTGAAGGATGCAGGGATTGAGTTTGCAATGATTCGCTGCTCATATGGATTACATTCAACTGACGGGAATTTCGTGGAGAATGTTGCCGGAGCAAGGGCGGTTGGCTTGAAGGTTGGTGCATATCATTACAGCTATGCTTTAACCCCGGATGAAGCGATTCAAGAAGCAGCTAACTGTCGAGAAGCAATTGACAGTGCAGGTGTAGGACTTGACTTGCCCGTATTTTTTGATATGGAAGATGCAGACCAGTATAAGGCCAATCATGGTTTTTCTTTCAGTACAGAAGATACCACGGCTATTTGTAAGGCGTTTATAGATAATCTAGGACTGAATTGTGGCGTGTATGCGTCTTATTCCTGGCTTATGGATTATATTGATTGGCAAAACCTTGGGTGTGCTGTGTGGAATGCTCAATATAATTCTACTGACGATTTTATGGGCTATATGTGGCAGTATACCGACAGCCTTAATATTAATGGACAGAATTTTGACGGTAATATTTTATACGACTAAAAAGGCGGCTCAAGCGAGTCGCCTAAAATTTTTATTGGAGGAATGACAAATGTTATACACAAATGAACAACTTGCTGCCATGACAGCAGAACAACTGAAAGCGGCTATTCTAGAATTACAGACGGCGGGTGCGGTCATAGTTACTGATATGACTCAGGCTGTAGTCGAACCTGTAGTGGCACCTGAAACGCCTGTACAAACTGATATTGAAGGCATGAAAGCGGTTATAGTTCAGTTTGAAGAATCAGGGGCTGAAGTGTTTCCTGATGCGCTGGCTTCGATGAAACAAAAATTAGCTGATGCGGAAGATGAGGTAAAGGCTGCTGCAAAAGAAGTGAAGGATGAAGTTCGAAATTTAGAGGAAGAAAAAATCACCTTCGCTGAAAACTTCAGGGCTAAACATGGCGTTTCGTGGCAAGTTGCTTTAGTTTGTGGGGCATTTATTATCTGGCAGGTAGGTGCTGCTGTTGTACGTGCCTTGGGGGTGTTGTAATGAAATACATCACTTCATTATGGAATTTTATAAAATCTCACTGGCAGATCATATGTAAAATCATTTTGGTCTGCCTTTTGATTTTCCTTGTTTATCGTGGGTTCCTAGCTGTTAAACAGGACTACGAAAATTTTAAAGATGAGATCCGCTCAAAAACGGCGCAGACCAATACGATTGTTCAGCAGCCGACGATTATCCAAGCGCAAGGCACAGACACGACGACAACTAAACTACAGTATGTTGATAAGCCAGTTTTAGTTTATACAGACCCAACGACTGGCCAGACTGTTGAAAAAGTAGATCCCACGGATGTGAGGCTAACTGCTGATCCGGCAAAGGTGAATGTGTCTGTTAATGGTAAGCCATATACTTTTGATTTGCTACAGGGTGAGTCTCAGAAGCTTGAAAAGGGGCAGGTAACACTAGACCAGAATAGCACAATCAGCTTTAAAATGGATGTGCAGCCAACGATTATAGATAACACGGCATCCGGTGGGATTGACATTTATGCTGGCAATAAGGATATTGGTATCGGAATCCGGCATGACCGTATTGGCGTAGACGTTGGCAGAAATTATAAAGATAATGAAATGGAATATCGCCTCCGGTGGGAAGCGATAAAGTTTAAGTAATTAACGTTATGGGAGGGACACGTTGGAGATTCTGGACTTTGCACCACTTGTAAAAAAATATACTTGGAATAAAGCAGATGATGAAAAAGCCGAAGCATGGTTGGCAGTTGTTGAAGCATTTGCAACATATGATTCAAACAAAGGGGTGCGATTGCCGGGATACGTTGAAAGCCGTGTCAAATATGCCGTATGGAATATGATTAGAAAGAAACAACGATATGTTAATCATGAAAATATTGAAAGCTGTTTTGAATCACCAGCTCATATAGATGTAGCCGAAGTCGTAGAGCTAAAATTATTACGGCAAAGACCTTGTAAGGCACTAGCCAATCTTTCAACTAAACAGCGACAAGCGATAATAAAAACGATAGTTTTAGGATACAGCCTGACGGAGTATGCCCACGAATTAGGGGTTACACCGCAGGATGTATTTAATTTGCGAAAATGTGGTCTAGCTCGTTTAAAAAATCAGCTTGAAAGAATGTATATATGTGAAAGCTGATATACAGGATACACGCAACTAAAATAAGAGATCCTTGGTTATGTCGATTTCAAAAAAATTTGGAGGTAATATTTTATGTATGAAGTTGATCAATACACCGTATCGTTATTACATTTTGATGATGGTTTGAAGGATGAGTGTGGGAATCAGTGGAGTTTTAAAAATTATACTGGCG
It includes:
- a CDS encoding gp53-like domain-containing protein, which translates into the protein MAYDATKPENAGYLSGAPDELRTNFEGLKGDQIVDAGTVKGLTPGNANGNIPVSNGVENVNLNAGMVNGKTAADFAPKAHAHDAATSSSDGFETAAEHNKLAGIAEGAEVNQNAFSSVKVGDTTIQADSKTDTLEIASGANIAFIPDVVNDRVTIAVTGKVGSAAQADSAGYASSAGSAPANGGYAAGCTAEYISGGSQIPSYYGSNKLRLSMLMTTWGWADCLWMSGYGGDDVKLSNQLVFSKYGVRAGFRLQNYDSNTWGTLYEFIHSGNIGNQSVNYATTAGSAPANGGNADTARGATANIFSVKGTTANPPSYRFDMSDVVANDFYMSSDGTVRLVDYTHAVYRPFRAAEIYSNDKQVATVDQVTSIVASGSGTNYYWRKWSNGDIEQFVYIPAANVGGGNANTYNITFPLKFPNKVIAVLASIANVGNQSGQMTSNAYNWSLSGFVFEMYNPQGNVNTAGGVCHAIGN
- a CDS encoding GH25 family lysozyme; its protein translation is MKGIDVSENNGTVDWQAVKDAGIEFAMIRCSYGLHSTDGNFVENVAGARAVGLKVGAYHYSYALTPDEAIQEAANCREAIDSAGVGLDLPVFFDMEDADQYKANHGFSFSTEDTTAICKAFIDNLGLNCGVYASYSWLMDYIDWQNLGCAVWNAQYNSTDDFMGYMWQYTDSLNINGQNFDGNILYD
- a CDS encoding RNA polymerase sigma factor, translating into MEILDFAPLVKKYTWNKADDEKAEAWLAVVEAFATYDSNKGVRLPGYVESRVKYAVWNMIRKKQRYVNHENIESCFESPAHIDVAEVVELKLLRQRPCKALANLSTKQRQAIIKTIVLGYSLTEYAHELGVTPQDVFNLRKCGLARLKNQLERMYICES